The genomic stretch TTATTGTCTTTGCTGGCGTTCACTTCATGGCAGAAACAGCCAAGATTCTCAATCCTAATAAACTCGTACTTTTGCCAGATTTAGCAGCAGGTTGTTCTTTAGCAGATAGTTGTCCTGCTCAAGAGTTTGCCGCTTTCAAAGCAGCACATCCAGACCACTTAGTCATTTCTTATATTAACTGTACTGCCGAAATTAAGGCGATGAGCGATATTATTTGTACCAGTTCTAATGCGGTGCAGATTGTACGCCAAATCCCTCTAGATCGACCAATTATTTTTGCTCCAGACCGCAATTTAGGGCGATATGTCATGCAACAAACTGGTCGAAATATGTTGTTGTGGCAAGGCAGCTGTATCGTCCATGAAACATTTTCAGAAAAGAAACTCGTTCAATTAAAAATTCAGCATCCAGCAGCGGAAGTTTTAGCTCACCCTGAATGCGAATCTCCTATCTTGCGCCATGCAGATTATGTTGGTTCTACAACAGCTTTGTTAAAATATTGTCAAAAGAGTTCTGCGAATTCTTTTATCGTCGCCACTGAACCAGGAATTATTCATCAAATGCGGAAAGAAGCTGCTCATAAGAATTTTATTCCTGCACCACCAATAAATAGTAATTGTAATTGCAATGAATGCCCGTATATGCGATTGAATACTTTAGAAAAGCTTTATTTAGCAATGAAGAACCGCAGCCCAGAAATTGAATTATCAGAAGAAATCGTCACGGCTGCCTTGAACCCACTACAGCGTATGTTAGCAATGAGTACTCAGCAAATTTAAGTCTACAGGTAACATATGGTTGAAATATATAGCTCTTCCATATGAACTGAGTTTAATTTTTGAAAGCTACAAACTCAATATTAGTAGCAATGTATTTGAGGAAAGTGTTTTCAGTCAGCCACCGATCTAAGCTTTCAAAACTATGATGATTAACGTAGGAAATACGATTTTTAGGTAGAAGTTGTCTATGCCAGAGATCGATGAGCTGGAACTGACTCTGGCTAAGGAGGTTTTTCACTAATTTTTTACTATACAAGCGATC from Scytonema millei VB511283 encodes the following:
- the nadA gene encoding quinolinate synthase NadA, with protein sequence MFTTAIVQNNPTREIPVDLFAAIQALKQELNAVILAHYYQEPDIQDIADYIGDSLGLAQQAAKTNAEVIVFAGVHFMAETAKILNPNKLVLLPDLAAGCSLADSCPAQEFAAFKAAHPDHLVISYINCTAEIKAMSDIICTSSNAVQIVRQIPLDRPIIFAPDRNLGRYVMQQTGRNMLLWQGSCIVHETFSEKKLVQLKIQHPAAEVLAHPECESPILRHADYVGSTTALLKYCQKSSANSFIVATEPGIIHQMRKEAAHKNFIPAPPINSNCNCNECPYMRLNTLEKLYLAMKNRSPEIELSEEIVTAALNPLQRMLAMSTQQI